In Ascaphus truei isolate aAscTru1 chromosome 7, aAscTru1.hap1, whole genome shotgun sequence, one genomic interval encodes:
- the LOC142499624 gene encoding pro-glucagon-like codes for MKSIYCMVGILFMLLQCSWQNPLQETGVKSRSNAVLEGHGHTTYTSDLVDHLEAHAAKAFADWLSIGSPTEKMIKDGTALATATDIMGAKKAEEFIDLLSDDRIYQAITEGISN; via the exons ATGAAGAGCATTTATTGTATGGTCGGAATTCTTTTTATGCTACTACAATGCAGCTGGCAAAATCCTCTTCAAGAAACAGGAGTCAAGTCCAG GAGCAATGCTGTTCTTGAGGGACACGGACACACCACTTACACCAGTGACTTGGTCGACCACTTGGAAGCCCATGCAGCCAAAGCATTTGCTGATTGGTTAAGTATAGGAAGTCCAACTGAGAA AATGATCAAAGACGGCACAGCATTGGCAACTGCCACCGATATCATGGGTGCAAAAAAGGCTGAAGAGTTTATTGATTTGCTAAGTGACGACAGAATATATCAG